In Picosynechococcus sp. PCC 7002, the following are encoded in one genomic region:
- a CDS encoding NAD(P)H-quinone oxidoreductase subunit J codes for MAEENQNPTPEEAAIVEAGAVSQLLTENGFSHESLERDHSGIEIIKVDADLLIPLCTALYAFGFNYLQCQGAYDLGPGKELVSFYHLLKVGDNVTDPEEVRVKVFLPRENPVVPSVYWIWKGADWQERESYDMYGIVYEGHPNLKRILMPEDWIGWPLRKDYVSPDFYELQDAY; via the coding sequence ATGGCAGAAGAAAATCAAAACCCCACCCCCGAAGAAGCCGCCATTGTTGAGGCGGGTGCTGTCTCCCAATTGTTGACAGAAAACGGTTTTAGCCACGAATCCTTAGAGCGAGATCACTCTGGTATCGAGATTATTAAAGTCGATGCTGATCTCCTAATTCCCCTCTGCACTGCCCTCTATGCCTTTGGGTTTAATTATCTCCAATGTCAAGGGGCCTATGATTTGGGGCCAGGCAAAGAATTGGTGAGTTTCTACCATTTGCTGAAGGTCGGAGACAACGTGACTGACCCAGAAGAAGTCCGCGTTAAGGTATTTCTACCGAGAGAAAATCCAGTGGTACCTTCGGTGTATTGGATTTGGAAAGGGGCCGACTGGCAAGAGCGGGAAAGCTATGACATGTACGGCATTGTCTATGAAGGACACCCCAATCTAAAGCGGATTTTGATGCCGGAAGATTGGATCGGCTGGCCGCTGCGGAAAGACTATG
- a CDS encoding ABC transporter substrate-binding protein, translating to MAKKNDTAALLGALVITLGLLGAGGWWFLQQNQSLQLPTSLGDVIGQGETANRLSRGERLLLQGDRQPDKEQGIAAYGTGDFPEAIRLFQASLQASPNDPETLIYLNNAKIRQQTANPQAIAVVVSLPVDTDTSGAKEILRGVAQAQKEALDGGRGFLVVLADDDGDPAIAAEVAQALADQADILGVVGHFSSDTSLAAAQIYEAENLVMISPTSTAVSLSTAGDYIFRTVPSDRFTGTALANYLLERLNQRQVVVFFNSTSGYSNSLKDSLTTELFTRGGTVVAEVDVSPGGFNGAQALTDAKNKGVTAIALVTDTPTLNQALQIIQVNENQLPIVAGDSLYKPETLQIGGRDAVDMVVAIPWHILNHTNGTFPQVSRALWGGDVNWRTALSYDAAIALMTGIQQSSTPDRQNLQQTLASPNFSALGAAQTIQFLPSGDRNQALEMVTVQPGERSGFGYDFVPVP from the coding sequence ATGGCGAAAAAGAATGATACGGCGGCATTGTTGGGAGCCTTGGTGATCACCTTGGGGTTATTGGGCGCTGGTGGCTGGTGGTTTCTCCAACAAAATCAATCTCTCCAGTTGCCGACTTCCCTGGGAGATGTAATTGGCCAGGGGGAAACCGCAAATCGCCTTAGTCGAGGGGAAAGGTTACTGCTCCAAGGCGATCGCCAACCGGACAAAGAACAGGGAATTGCGGCCTATGGAACAGGAGATTTCCCGGAAGCAATTCGGCTCTTTCAAGCTTCTCTCCAGGCGAGCCCCAACGATCCTGAAACTTTGATTTATCTGAATAACGCCAAAATCCGCCAGCAAACTGCCAATCCCCAGGCGATCGCCGTAGTGGTCTCTTTACCAGTGGATACCGATACAAGCGGCGCGAAGGAAATTTTGCGGGGTGTGGCCCAGGCCCAAAAGGAAGCCCTTGATGGGGGTCGTGGATTTTTGGTGGTACTTGCTGATGATGATGGGGATCCGGCGATCGCCGCTGAGGTGGCCCAAGCCCTCGCGGATCAAGCGGACATTTTGGGGGTGGTGGGTCATTTTAGTAGTGATACCAGTTTGGCGGCGGCCCAAATCTATGAGGCCGAGAACCTGGTGATGATTTCCCCCACGAGTACGGCGGTGTCCCTCTCCACGGCAGGGGATTATATTTTTCGGACGGTGCCCAGCGATCGCTTCACGGGGACAGCCCTGGCCAACTATCTTTTAGAGCGTCTGAATCAGCGGCAGGTAGTGGTGTTTTTTAACAGTACCAGTGGCTATAGTAATTCCCTCAAGGACAGCCTCACCACAGAACTCTTTACCCGTGGTGGCACCGTGGTGGCCGAGGTGGATGTGAGTCCAGGGGGATTTAATGGTGCCCAAGCTCTCACGGACGCGAAAAATAAAGGGGTAACGGCGATCGCCCTCGTCACCGATACCCCGACCCTCAACCAAGCGCTCCAGATCATCCAGGTGAATGAAAATCAGTTGCCTATTGTCGCTGGGGATAGTCTCTACAAGCCAGAAACCCTACAAATTGGTGGGCGCGATGCCGTGGATATGGTGGTGGCGATTCCTTGGCACATTTTGAACCATACCAATGGCACCTTTCCTCAGGTGTCCCGCGCTCTGTGGGGGGGTGATGTGAACTGGCGCACAGCCCTGAGTTACGATGCGGCGATCGCCTTGATGACCGGGATTCAACAAAGTTCCACACCAGATCGTCAAAATCTGCAACAAACCCTCGCCAGTCCGAATTTTTCGGCGTTGGGGGCCGCCCAAACGATCCAATTCTTGCCGTCGGGCGATCGCAATCAGGCGCTGGAAATGGTGACGGTGCAACCAGGGGAACGGTCGGGCTTTGGCTATGATTTTGTCCCGGTTCCCTAG
- the ndhK gene encoding photosynthetic/respiratory NAD(P)H-quinone oxidoreductase subunit K, with the protein MVMNPTSFEQQQTEKLLNPMGRSQVTQDLSENVILTTVDDLYNWARLSSLWPLLYGTACCFIEFAALLGSRFDFDRFGLVPRSSPRQADLILVAGTVTMKMAPALVRLYEEMPEPKYVIAMGACTITGGMFSSDSTTAVRGVDKLIPVDLYIPGCPPRPEAIIDAIIKLRKKVSNETIQERSLKTEQTHRYYSTAHSMKVVEPILTGKYLGMDTWNNPPKELTEAMGMPVPPALLTAKQREEA; encoded by the coding sequence ATGGTCATGAATCCGACATCCTTTGAACAACAGCAAACCGAAAAACTGCTCAACCCCATGGGGCGATCGCAGGTCACCCAAGATCTCTCGGAGAATGTCATCCTCACCACCGTTGATGACCTCTACAACTGGGCGCGCCTCTCTAGTCTGTGGCCGCTTCTGTACGGGACAGCCTGCTGTTTTATCGAATTTGCCGCCCTCCTTGGCTCCCGCTTTGACTTCGACCGTTTTGGCCTCGTGCCCCGTTCTAGTCCTCGTCAAGCAGATCTAATTTTGGTCGCTGGTACCGTCACCATGAAAATGGCCCCGGCCTTGGTGCGCCTTTATGAAGAAATGCCCGAACCAAAATATGTAATTGCTATGGGTGCTTGCACGATCACCGGCGGGATGTTCAGTAGCGACTCCACCACCGCTGTCCGGGGTGTTGATAAGCTGATTCCGGTGGATCTGTATATTCCCGGTTGTCCCCCCAGACCAGAAGCCATCATTGATGCCATTATCAAATTGCGCAAAAAAGTTTCTAACGAAACCATTCAAGAACGGTCTTTAAAAACAGAACAGACCCACCGCTACTACAGCACCGCCCACAGCATGAAAGTGGTAGAGCCAATTCTCACCGGGAAATATTTGGGCATGGATACCTGGAACAACCCGCCGAAAGAACTCACCGAAGCGATGGGAATGCCTGTTCCCCCTGCACTGCTGACCGCGAAACAAAGAGAGGAGGCCTAA
- the ndhC gene encoding photosynthetic/respiratory NAD(P)H-quinone oxidoreductase subunit C codes for MFVLSGYEYFLGFLIVSSLVPILALTASKLLRPKGGGPERKTTYESGMEPIGGAWIQFNIRYYMFALVFVVFDVETVFLYPWAVAFNQLGLLAFVEALIFIAILVIALVYAWRKGALEWS; via the coding sequence GTGTTTGTCCTCTCCGGCTATGAATATTTCCTAGGCTTTCTCATCGTCAGTAGCCTAGTCCCGATCCTTGCCCTCACCGCATCGAAACTGCTGCGCCCTAAAGGGGGTGGGCCTGAACGCAAAACCACCTACGAATCAGGGATGGAACCCATCGGCGGCGCGTGGATTCAATTTAATATCCGCTACTATATGTTCGCCTTGGTGTTCGTTGTCTTCGACGTGGAAACCGTTTTCCTTTACCCATGGGCGGTGGCCTTTAACCAACTCGGCCTCCTTGCCTTTGTTGAAGCCCTCATTTTTATCGCAATCCTCGTGATTGCCCTTGTGTACGCCTGGAGAAAAGGAGCCCTTGAATGGTCATGA
- a CDS encoding GIY-YIG nuclease family protein, whose product MPHMYILECADGSFYTGSTKDLERRLWQHQNGQGANHTKKRLPVKLVYAEYYDHVANAFYREKQVQGWSRAKKLALMNSDWDRLHVLAECQNESHYQKRRISEG is encoded by the coding sequence ATGCCCCACATGTATATTTTGGAATGTGCCGATGGATCGTTTTATACGGGTAGTACGAAGGATTTAGAGCGGCGTTTATGGCAGCATCAAAATGGGCAGGGGGCTAATCATACGAAGAAACGTTTGCCTGTTAAATTGGTTTATGCGGAATATTATGATCATGTGGCAAATGCTTTTTATCGGGAGAAGCAGGTGCAGGGTTGGAGTCGGGCGAAAAAGTTAGCTTTGATGAATAGCGATTGGGATCGTCTTCATGTTTTGGCGGAATGTCAAAACGAGTCGCATTACCAAAAACGAAGAATTAGCGAGGGCTGA
- a CDS encoding YchJ family protein encodes MLISGDRPSRLCPCGSQKPLAQCCAPYLQGQLAAPTAEALMQSRYTAYCFRDVDYLLKTEHPSRHTANSRQLITATANSVSWLSLTVLATAAGQPQDETGMVEFVAVYQKGKTVGQLHERSQFIKEKGRWFYLEGDILPPLQPKKNEPCWCNSGKKFKQCHGKKR; translated from the coding sequence GTGTTAATTTCTGGCGATCGCCCTAGCCGTCTTTGTCCCTGCGGCAGTCAAAAGCCTTTGGCCCAATGTTGTGCCCCTTATCTTCAAGGTCAACTGGCTGCCCCCACCGCCGAAGCCCTGATGCAATCGCGCTACACCGCCTACTGTTTTCGGGATGTGGATTACCTGCTGAAGACGGAACATCCCAGCCGCCATACTGCCAATAGTCGCCAATTGATTACGGCAACGGCGAATAGCGTTTCTTGGTTGAGTTTAACTGTTCTCGCGACGGCAGCGGGCCAACCCCAGGACGAAACGGGCATGGTGGAATTTGTCGCCGTTTACCAGAAAGGAAAAACCGTGGGGCAACTCCACGAGCGATCGCAATTCATTAAAGAAAAAGGCCGCTGGTTTTACCTCGAAGGGGACATTCTGCCGCCCCTACAACCGAAGAAAAATGAACCCTGCTGGTGTAACAGTGGCAAAAAATTTAAACAATGCCACGGCAAGAAACGCTAA
- the mutY gene encoding A/G-specific adenine glycosylase — protein sequence MAIWTAEILAEMRRSLLDWYQQAGRTLPWRNEPDIYRVWVSEIMLQQTQVKTVIPYYERWLAQFPTVEALAAADLQAVLKQWEGLGYYARARNLHQAAQQVVTDFAGQFPKDLDKMLCLKGIGRTTAGGILSSARNLPLAILDGNVKRVLARLIALEVPPAKALNELWDVSETLLDPENPRDFNQALMDLGATLCMVKNPDCPRCPWQNHCTAYLKHQPTDFPRKAPKKQIPTKKIVAAIAFNLENQVFIQQRPQDGLLGGLWEFPNQEGNIQPLLTDLFPGAQYERRLNTVFHAYTHFKIQVEPQIYRVNLSGAGWVSLQSLKNYPFSKAHLKIIEQLQDPQLSLPL from the coding sequence GTGGCCATCTGGACAGCAGAAATCTTAGCGGAAATGCGGCGATCGCTTTTGGATTGGTATCAGCAGGCGGGCCGTACATTACCCTGGCGCAACGAACCGGATATTTATCGGGTCTGGGTTTCGGAGATTATGCTCCAGCAAACCCAGGTAAAAACGGTGATTCCCTATTACGAACGGTGGTTAGCACAGTTCCCGACGGTGGAAGCCCTAGCCGCAGCGGATTTACAGGCTGTTTTAAAGCAGTGGGAAGGGTTGGGATATTACGCCCGGGCGCGGAATCTTCACCAGGCCGCGCAACAGGTGGTGACGGATTTTGCAGGGCAGTTTCCTAAAGATTTAGACAAGATGCTGTGCCTCAAGGGAATCGGGCGGACGACGGCTGGAGGCATTCTCAGTTCGGCTCGCAATTTACCGTTAGCAATCCTCGATGGCAATGTGAAACGGGTTTTGGCGCGGCTCATCGCCCTAGAGGTGCCGCCTGCTAAAGCGTTGAATGAACTATGGGATGTTTCAGAGACCTTGCTCGATCCAGAAAATCCCAGGGATTTTAACCAAGCCTTGATGGATTTGGGGGCGACCCTCTGCATGGTGAAAAACCCGGATTGCCCCCGCTGTCCTTGGCAAAACCATTGCACTGCCTATCTCAAGCATCAACCGACGGATTTCCCTCGCAAGGCCCCAAAAAAACAAATTCCCACGAAAAAAATAGTAGCGGCGATCGCCTTTAATCTGGAGAATCAAGTTTTTATTCAACAGCGGCCCCAGGACGGACTTTTGGGAGGCTTGTGGGAATTTCCGAACCAGGAAGGCAATATTCAGCCCTTACTCACGGATTTATTTCCAGGGGCGCAATACGAACGCCGTTTAAACACGGTTTTCCATGCCTACACCCACTTTAAAATCCAGGTGGAACCGCAAATTTATCGGGTAAATTTATCGGGGGCAGGCTGGGTCTCGCTCCAAAGCCTCAAGAATTATCCTTTCTCAAAAGCCCATTTGAAAATCATTGAACAGTTGCAAGATCCTCAACTAAGCTTGCCCCTTTAG
- the selD gene encoding selenide, water dikinase SelD gives MSDVVFVGGGHSHAIALKMWGMQSRAKARLTLISDVTYTPYSGMLPGYVAGFYDYEETHIDLRRLAHFAQADFLKDKVIGLDLNEKLIHCQNRPPVRFDYLSLDIGSTPATETIPGVKAYAIAAKPVPQFLAAWEKILKMATQNPNQKQEIIIVGGGAGGTELAFNIHHALSQRLASPELLELHLVHRGQQLMGTNQNSGVSRQALRLLRQRGIQVHLRETVVEVTTTGLRCQSDLTLMGKVIWVTQAAAPPWLKESGLQTDDQGFVLVDQTLRSPSHPFVFAAGDIATMRDEPRPKAGVFAVRQGKPLLRNIQRAILGETLEAYHPQKRYLALIGTGDKQAFATWGKLSWRSPLLWHWKDRIDRKFMAQFSDLPQMSQATQSPSAEQLKMYCAGCGAKVGKNILASSLNSLTLPTHADVVVGLEQPDDAAIIQIPRDQLLVQTIDYFPSLLNDPFLLGKIVTHHCLSDLYGMGAKPHSVLVLATLPHGPATVQQGMLQQLLAGVVEILNLDDIALIGGHTNEADQLGLGLTCNGLLQKDAIWRKTELARDQLLILTKPLGTGTLFAAEMQGKTKGHWIDGAIATMVQSNKTAAEILRSHGATACTDVTGFGLAGHLLEMLQPKGFSAALHLDQLPILEGAIETLQRGLTSSLAPQNHTAEQFIQVTMAQRERPEYELIFDPQTSGGLLGAIAPEKAQACLQALRAEGYPHSVVIGHILAEQRPYSILIT, from the coding sequence ATGAGTGATGTTGTTTTCGTTGGAGGAGGTCATAGCCATGCGATCGCCCTGAAAATGTGGGGTATGCAGTCGCGAGCCAAGGCGCGCTTAACTCTGATCAGTGATGTCACCTATACGCCCTATTCTGGGATGTTGCCGGGCTATGTAGCGGGCTTTTATGACTACGAAGAAACCCACATCGATTTACGGCGCTTGGCCCATTTTGCCCAGGCAGACTTTTTGAAAGATAAAGTAATTGGTCTCGACCTCAACGAAAAACTCATCCATTGCCAAAATCGCCCCCCTGTCCGCTTTGACTATCTCTCGTTAGATATTGGCAGTACCCCGGCAACAGAAACGATCCCTGGGGTAAAAGCCTATGCGATCGCCGCCAAACCCGTCCCCCAATTTTTAGCCGCCTGGGAAAAGATTCTAAAAATGGCGACCCAAAACCCCAACCAGAAGCAGGAAATCATTATTGTGGGGGGCGGTGCTGGGGGAACAGAACTCGCCTTTAATATTCACCATGCCCTCAGCCAACGTTTAGCTTCGCCCGAATTATTAGAGTTGCACCTCGTCCACCGGGGCCAGCAACTCATGGGCACTAATCAAAATTCTGGGGTTAGTCGCCAGGCCCTCCGACTACTGCGACAACGGGGTATTCAAGTTCACCTCCGGGAAACGGTTGTTGAAGTAACGACCACGGGCTTGCGATGTCAGTCAGACTTAACGTTGATGGGTAAAGTGATCTGGGTGACCCAGGCAGCGGCTCCCCCTTGGCTAAAAGAGAGCGGCCTCCAAACCGATGATCAAGGCTTTGTGCTCGTAGATCAAACCCTGCGATCGCCTTCCCATCCCTTTGTGTTTGCGGCTGGCGATATTGCCACGATGCGCGACGAGCCACGACCCAAAGCAGGGGTATTTGCCGTACGCCAAGGGAAACCACTACTGCGAAATATACAGCGGGCCATCCTGGGCGAAACATTAGAAGCCTATCATCCCCAAAAACGTTATCTCGCCCTCATTGGTACAGGGGACAAACAGGCCTTTGCAACCTGGGGAAAATTGAGTTGGCGATCGCCTCTGTTGTGGCACTGGAAAGACCGCATCGACCGCAAATTTATGGCGCAATTTTCTGACCTGCCCCAAATGTCTCAGGCTACCCAATCCCCGTCGGCAGAACAACTCAAAATGTATTGTGCTGGTTGCGGTGCCAAGGTCGGCAAAAATATCTTAGCGAGCAGCTTAAACAGCTTAACTTTACCTACCCATGCCGATGTGGTTGTGGGCCTGGAGCAGCCCGATGATGCGGCGATTATCCAAATTCCCAGGGATCAACTCCTCGTCCAAACCATTGATTATTTTCCGAGCCTCCTCAACGACCCCTTTTTACTAGGAAAAATCGTCACCCACCATTGCCTCAGCGATCTCTATGGAATGGGAGCCAAACCCCACAGCGTTCTTGTCCTGGCCACCTTGCCCCACGGGCCAGCAACGGTGCAGCAGGGAATGTTGCAACAATTGCTCGCAGGGGTTGTCGAAATTTTAAATCTGGACGACATTGCTTTAATTGGCGGCCATACCAATGAAGCGGATCAATTAGGTTTAGGGTTAACCTGCAATGGTCTGTTGCAAAAAGACGCAATTTGGCGCAAGACGGAGTTAGCACGAGATCAACTGCTGATTTTAACGAAACCTTTGGGGACAGGAACCCTTTTCGCCGCAGAGATGCAAGGAAAAACAAAAGGGCATTGGATTGACGGGGCGATCGCCACCATGGTGCAGTCCAATAAAACAGCGGCGGAGATTTTACGAAGCCATGGGGCCACTGCCTGTACTGATGTAACCGGGTTTGGACTGGCGGGTCATCTACTGGAAATGCTACAACCCAAGGGTTTCAGCGCGGCACTCCACCTCGACCAGTTACCGATCCTAGAAGGTGCCATCGAGACTCTGCAACGGGGCTTGACCAGCTCCCTCGCGCCCCAGAACCATACCGCTGAACAATTTATCCAGGTCACCATGGCCCAACGGGAACGGCCAGAATATGAATTGATCTTTGATCCCCAAACCTCCGGTGGCCTGTTAGGGGCGATCGCCCCGGAAAAAGCCCAGGCTTGTCTCCAAGCGCTGCGAGCCGAGGGCTATCCCCACAGCGTTGTGATTGGCCACATTCTGGCGGAACAGCGGCCTTACTCAATCTTGATTACCTAG